One Bufo gargarizans isolate SCDJY-AF-19 chromosome 3, ASM1485885v1, whole genome shotgun sequence DNA segment encodes these proteins:
- the LUZP1 gene encoding leucine zipper protein 1: MEHSSRHLRFKLQSLSRRLDDLEEATRNLQKAEDEVLDLQDKIIQAEGSNSSMLADVEALRKRVLKIEGKDEEVKKAEDLCRLIKEKLENEENITRELKLEIEQLQKRMGELEKLEEAFNKSKSDCTQLSLSLNEEKNMSKKLSSELEVLKTRVKELESSESKLDKAEQFLTSELEKIKSLSLSFANEKKLFLEREKQNEKLILELKEQLELKGKITGEQSRNESNALERSPDQHVDHNKLRIENRLTSKSLQRVGFDYIMQSEIQTSSNNENEKNKYQEDNKIKELNQEIEKLKNQLKHFEGLEQELKRLKEKHSELQETYIGEQNKNKLVNELQTSQRQIGQYKEIENGTLESEDLIPRSRIKNDRTRGKVASTDSPISKYTSQDLSPQQMRNERVRHSDLRRQLSNSSSNSRKSRSTLDTTGNLKKEDKLLPSNFLTGKDFSIVRNDTKKSKDQPSVLSRYPPAVQEQSPQKSWKGSTSKPIFGEDYSVKAYPKKEISLESEVEKGTTCDTSEDSMLTLAVHPEMHNLSAELNNAQENPDMVVDSNLQMNARDVEKTSSYDRLSKYGGVLEREDSVINVIVEQNPKPISNHEEIDPQTSQNSSTHRSYYSRDKTRARASKPQIPEKPHILEMPDHKDPEKRTRLLGLHTKRQSSSQEKMFSLDNTRYSSFENQSSSSEKETRRSRKISSDSLENTETNSHAAVPPRSCSPREALQSTVVIKPIIIEKEVKEIMSDYRGRSGSDVNRTSNKVSSIKIYPSETSSRKNTDEITKERHTSTSNIRLSANDQPLLKNSISIPLEISLNKDDLILKVADKDMALNHREVSKNLDQSYKNEKFKEKDVSIDTFAWKSHEIGGANHFDSKSVTNRSSWRKEGFGSTEELDRLGNEMDDMDSKTRRKSCFDEENPSRSRASEFYSRNKSSSRNSHTTTPEFISKRSQSSLSAAEILTRRNSPNVSVTTRPASWTRSNFEDDNFNSRRKYSSEKMYRSDSTGWKQSASTNQRHQRSMVEERIRQLEH; the protein is encoded by the coding sequence ATGGAGCATTCAAGTCGTCATCTACGTTTTAAACTGCAAAGTCTTAGTCGACGTttggatgatttggaagaagcaaCGAGAAATTTACAAAAAGCTGAGGATGAAGTTCTCGACCTCCAGGATAAAATTATACAGGCAGAGGGGAGTAATTCTAGCATGTTAGCAGATGTGGAAGCTTTGAGAAAAAGAGTGCTAAAGATTGAGGGGAAAGATGAAGAAGTGAAGAAAGCAGAAGATTTATGTAGACTGATAAAAGAAAAGTTGGAAAATGAGGAAAATATTACTCGAGAACTCAAACTGGAAATTGAGCAGCTCCAAAAAAGAATGGGTGAGCTTGAGAAGCTAGAGGAGGCTTTCAACAAGAGCAAAAGTGATTGTACTCAACTAAGCCTAAGTTtgaatgaagaaaaaaatatgtctAAGAAGTTATCTTCTGAACTGGAAGTACTTAAAACCAGAGTTAAAGAACTGGAATCTTCTGAAAGCAAATTGGACAAAGCTGAACAGTTTTTAACAAGTGAGCTGGAGAAAATAAAATCTTTGAGCCTTAGTTTTGCTAATGAAAAGAAGCTATTTTTAGAAAGAGAAAAGcaaaatgaaaaattaattttGGAACTTAAAGAACAATTGGAATTGAAAGGGAAAATTACAGGAGAGCAAAGTAGAAATGAATCCAATGCCTTGGAGAGATCTCCTGATCAACATGTAGACCATAACAAGTTAAGAATTGAAAACCGCCTAACTTCTAAATCATTGCAAAGAGTTGGATTTGATTACATTATGCAGTCTGAGATTCAGACAAGCAGCAACAACGAAAATGAGAAAAACAAGTACCAAGAAGACAATAAAATAAAAGAACTTAACCAAGAAATTGAGAAACTTAAAAATCAGCTCAAACACTTTGAGGGACTTGAGCAAGAATTAAAACGGCTTAAAGAAAAACACAGTGAATTACAAGAGACCTATATTGGTGAACAGAATAAAAACAAATTGGTTAATGAATTACAGACTTCACAAAGGCAAATTGGTCAGTATAAAGAGATTGAAAATGGGACTCTTGAAAGTGAAGACCTAATTCCACGAAGTAGAATTAAAAACGACAGAACAAGAGGTAAAGTTGCATCTACTGATTCTCCCATTTCGAAATATACTTCTCAAGATTTATCACCTCAACAGATGAGGAATGAAAGGGTTCGACATTCAGATCTTAGGAGACAACTTTCAAACTCTAGTTCAAACAGTAGAAAATCAAGGTCAACTCTTGATACAACTGGAAATCTGAAGAAAGAGGACAAATTACTGCCATCTAATTTTTTAACTGGTAAGGATTTTAGCATAGTGCGTAATGACACTAAAAAATCTAAAGATCAGCCATCAGTTTTAAGTCGATATCCACCAGCTGTTCAAGAACAATCCCCACAAAAGTCCTGGAAAGGTTCTACATCAAAGCCGATTTTTGGTGAGGATTATTCTGTTAAAGCTTACCCAAAAAAGGAGATTTCATTGGAAAGTGAAGTTGAAAAGGGAACTACTTGTGACACTTCAGAGGACAGCATGCTAACCTTAGCAGTGCACCCAGAAATGCATAACCTCAGCGCAGAACTTAATAATGCTCAAGAAAACCCTGATATGGTAGTTGACTCAAACCTGCAGATGAATGCAAGAGATGTGGAAAAAACATCCTCCTATGATAGACTGTCCAAATATGGAGGTGTTTTAGAACGTGAGGATAGTGTCATAAATGTTATTGTTGAACAAAACCCTAAACCTATTTCAAATCATGAGGAAATCGATCCACAAACAAGTCAGAACTCAAGTACACACAGATCTTACTATAGTAGGGATAAAACGAGAGCTAGAGCCTCAAAACCACAAATTCCCGAAAAACCTCATATTTTAGAAATGCCAGACCACAAAGATCCTGAGAAAAGGACTAGGCTTTTAGGACTGCACACCAAAAGACAGTCAAGTTCTCAAGAAAAAATGTTCAGTCTAGATAATACCAGGTATTCCTCTTTTGAGAATCAAAGTTCCTCCAGTGAAAAGGAGACTAGACGTTCTAGGAAAATATCTTCTGATAGTCTAGAAAACACAGAAACAAATTCTCACGCTGCAGTGCCACCAAGATCATGCAGTCCACGAGAGGCATTACAGTCCACTGTGGTTATTAAGCCCATTATAATTGAAAAAGAAGTGAAAGAAATTATGAGTGACTATAGAGGAAGGTCAGGCTCCGATGTGAACAGAACATCTAACAAAGTGAGTAGTATAAAAATTTACCCATCTGAAACGTCTTCTCGTAAGAACACAGATGAGATCACAAAAGAAAGACATACTTCCACAAGTAATATTAGATTGTCTGCAAATGATCAGCCACTGCTAAAAAACAGCATCAGTATCCCACTTGAAATCTCCTTAAACAAAGATGATCTGATTTTAAAGGTGGCAGATAAGGATATGGCATTAAATCACAGGGAAGTGAGTAAGAATCTGGACCAAAGCTATAAAAACGAGAAATTCAAGGAAAAAGATGTAAGTATAGACACCTTCGCCTGGAAAAGTCATGAAATTGGAGGAGCAAACCATTTTGATAGTAAGAGTGTAACGAATAGAAGCtcttggaggaaagaaggttttggTTCCACTGAGGAACTTGACAGACTTGGTAATGAAATGGATGACATGGATTCCAAGACTAGACGAAAATCATGTTTTGATGAAGAAAATCCTTCAAGATCACGTGCTAGTGAGTTTTATTCAAGAAATAAAAGTTCAAGTAGAAACAGTCATACTACTACCCCCGAATTTATCTCTAAAAGGAGCCAAAGTAGTTTAAGTGCAGCAGAAATTTTAACAAGAAGAAACAGTCCAAATGTATCTGTAACTACAAGACCAGCTTCTTGGACTCGTTCTAATTTTGAG